A window of Prolixibacter sp. SD074 contains these coding sequences:
- a CDS encoding family 65 glycosyl hydrolase domain-containing protein, translating to MKQYLINDEWKIVEDKFHPEYNKISESVMSLGNGRMGHRANFEEQYSGETLQGNYVAGIYYPDKTRVGWWKNGYPEYFAKVLNAANWLGIDVRINNNVLDLAQAEVKAFRRELNMKEGHLTRTVTAGLSSGEEVSIHSQRLLSIVDSATGAIRYSLKANNFSGEITLRPYVNFDVKNEDANYDEKFWDEVGKEVNRGEGYVTAEVRKTFFHVTTGMKFRVLKNGQEIKINAATEERNKYIANSFTVNVTEGDEITIEKFGVNLSSEYHPKQGLQAKAKELLHAVYNKGFDRMMKEQADAWAVKWETSDIVIEGDVSAQQGIRFNIFQLNQTYTGEDERLNIGPKGFTGEKYGGSTYWDTEAYCVPFYLATAPQKVSRNLLLYRHKHLQKAIENAEKLGFKNGAALYPMVTMNGEECHNEWEITFEEIHRNGAIAFAIYDYIRYTGDEDYLAPHGFEVLLGISRFWAQRVNWSEAKQQYVMLGVTGPNEYENNVNNNFHTNRMAQWTLRYTLEVIDFLKENHPDTYAELTKKWHFDETAEMAKWNNIIEKMYFPFDEERGVFLQQDGFLDKDLTPAAQLPAEERPLNKNWSWDRILRSCYIKQADTLQSIFLFENEFDKETIRRHFDFYEPITVHESSLSPCIHTILASTLGKEEKAYEMYLRTARLDIDNYNSDTDEGCHITSMGGTWMAFVMGFGGMRVRNGHVILNPFITKSWKSYAFRINFRGAWLQIKASQGKVYIENHSATACPLTIYGKNYTLEGKQNIEVEHQSLITKS from the coding sequence ATGAAACAGTACCTGATCAATGACGAGTGGAAAATTGTAGAGGACAAATTTCACCCGGAATACAATAAGATTTCAGAAAGCGTGATGAGCCTCGGTAACGGACGGATGGGCCATCGGGCTAATTTCGAAGAACAATATTCCGGTGAAACCCTCCAGGGTAATTATGTTGCGGGTATCTATTATCCTGACAAAACCCGCGTAGGTTGGTGGAAAAACGGTTATCCGGAATATTTTGCCAAAGTGCTGAATGCCGCCAACTGGTTGGGTATTGACGTGCGCATAAATAACAACGTCCTGGATTTGGCCCAGGCCGAAGTAAAAGCATTCCGGCGCGAACTCAACATGAAGGAAGGTCACCTCACCCGAACAGTAACAGCCGGTCTTTCATCCGGTGAAGAGGTTTCTATTCATTCTCAACGACTGCTCAGTATTGTTGATTCAGCAACCGGAGCGATCCGTTATTCACTGAAAGCAAATAACTTCTCCGGCGAAATTACCCTCCGGCCTTACGTTAACTTCGACGTGAAGAACGAAGATGCCAACTACGACGAGAAGTTTTGGGACGAAGTAGGCAAAGAAGTAAACAGGGGAGAAGGCTACGTTACAGCCGAGGTCCGTAAAACCTTTTTCCACGTGACGACCGGAATGAAATTCAGGGTACTGAAAAACGGACAGGAAATTAAAATTAATGCTGCCACCGAAGAACGTAATAAGTACATCGCAAATAGCTTTACAGTAAATGTAACTGAGGGAGATGAGATTACCATTGAAAAGTTCGGTGTCAACCTCTCATCGGAATACCATCCCAAGCAAGGTCTTCAGGCGAAAGCCAAAGAACTGCTGCATGCCGTTTACAACAAAGGTTTCGACCGGATGATGAAAGAACAGGCCGATGCCTGGGCGGTGAAATGGGAAACCAGCGATATCGTCATCGAAGGCGACGTGTCGGCACAACAAGGAATCCGGTTCAACATTTTCCAGCTGAACCAGACCTATACCGGTGAAGACGAGCGTCTAAACATTGGTCCCAAAGGATTTACCGGAGAAAAGTACGGCGGTTCTACCTATTGGGATACAGAAGCCTATTGTGTGCCCTTCTATCTGGCAACGGCTCCGCAGAAAGTATCACGCAACCTATTGTTGTATCGTCATAAGCACCTGCAAAAAGCTATTGAGAACGCCGAAAAACTCGGTTTCAAAAACGGTGCAGCCCTCTACCCCATGGTAACCATGAATGGAGAGGAGTGTCACAACGAATGGGAAATAACCTTCGAAGAAATTCACCGTAACGGCGCCATTGCCTTTGCCATATACGATTACATCCGGTATACCGGCGACGAGGATTATCTCGCACCTCATGGATTTGAAGTGCTGCTGGGAATTTCCCGTTTCTGGGCACAGCGCGTCAACTGGTCCGAAGCAAAACAACAATACGTGATGCTGGGCGTTACCGGTCCGAACGAATACGAAAACAACGTGAACAATAACTTCCACACGAACCGCATGGCACAATGGACCCTGCGATACACGCTGGAGGTAATTGATTTCCTAAAGGAGAATCACCCTGACACCTATGCGGAGCTGACAAAGAAATGGCATTTCGACGAAACTGCCGAAATGGCTAAGTGGAACAACATTATAGAGAAGATGTATTTCCCTTTTGATGAAGAACGCGGAGTATTCCTCCAGCAGGATGGTTTCCTCGATAAAGACCTGACGCCGGCTGCCCAGCTTCCGGCTGAAGAACGCCCGTTGAACAAAAACTGGTCGTGGGATCGAATTTTGCGCTCATGCTACATCAAGCAGGCCGACACCTTACAAAGCATCTTTCTATTCGAAAATGAATTCGACAAGGAGACCATCAGGCGTCATTTCGATTTCTATGAGCCCATTACGGTTCATGAATCCTCGCTTTCTCCATGTATTCACACCATTTTGGCATCAACCTTAGGCAAAGAGGAAAAAGCTTACGAAATGTATTTGCGGACTGCCCGTCTCGATATCGACAACTACAACAGCGATACCGATGAAGGTTGTCATATTACCTCCATGGGCGGAACCTGGATGGCCTTTGTGATGGGCTTTGGCGGCATGCGTGTGCGCAATGGCCATGTCATACTAAATCCGTTTATCACGAAATCCTGGAAATCGTATGCATTCCGCATCAACTTCCGGGGTGCCTGGCTCCAAATTAAAGCCAGCCAGGGAAAGGTCTACATCGAGAACCACTCGGCAACTGCTTGCCCGCTGACCATCTACGGAAAAAATTACACCCTTGAGGGC